The Phycisphaerae bacterium sequence TCAAAGTGAGTGATGCAGAACTGGGCCGACTCCACGTCAGGCCAGAGCCGTTTCACGGCGATTGGAACTACATAGTCTCGCCGCGACGGTAGAATCGTTCAGGTTATTTCTTTGCGGGCCCTAAGTGACCAGAGAAGATGCCCTTGAACGACTAGCAGCGGTCCCATCGCCGATACTTGTTGACGGCGGGGCTTGGCAATTTGGACACGTCTACTATGTTCTTGATTCTGAAGGGTTGACGACCGTGGATTATCATGGATTCGTCCCCATGTACGGTCCATTTAGCGTCTCGCCGGCTCGTTTCGATGAACTCAAGGCATGGGCCGAAGGAAAGACTAAGGACGACATCCTTGCGGCTTGTGATGACGAGATAGAACTGGAGGAGATTCTTGTTCTCCTCAATGATGGGAAAGCGGCGGCGGAATACTGGGCATTTGCACCCTACGACGGAGCCTCTCTCGACGAATGGTCCGTCTCACTCCAATCCGAAGATATCGAGAAGATGTTCGTTGATTTCATTCTTGAGGGCGGAGAGCATGAGTCGTGGTGCGACATGGTTGACGCCGATCTTGAGGAATGGGCTGCACATGTAGCGTAGAGAACTGCCCCAGAGCAGGTTCTCTACCGTAGCCGTCAAGCTTCCGCTGTGACAAAGGAGGGTGCAAAGCTGTGACATTTCTGTGCGAGACGGCTGAGATGACTACGACGCTGTTGGCTTGATCGATCAATCCTGCATCCTGCCAAGGATCTGGACAGGCTGTCCAGAACTTCTTGGCGTGGAGACGCTCATGGGACTCCAAGGCTACGGGCGTTACGGGAGGCGGGGCGCACGCTGGACGAGATCGCCGAGGCGGTCGGAGTGGGGAAGAGCACGGTACAGCGTGTTCTGAAGGAGGCCCCGATCACGAGTGCGGAGTCGGCCCCGACGCCGAAGTCGCGGCGGATCGGGCGGCCGAGCCGGGTAGAGGGGCTGCGAGGCGAGGTGGAACGGATTCTGGAAGCGGAGCCGGCGTTGCCGACGGTGGAGGTGCTCAGCCGGTTGCGTTCGCTGGGTTACACCGGCGGCAAGTCGGCGGTTTACGAGTTGGTCAAGGCGATGCGGCCTCCGGCTCAGCAGGGTCCGGAGGTTCGGTTCGAAGGTATGCCGGGGGAGTTCAGCCAGCACGATTTCGGTTGCGTGAACGTCTCCTACGCGGACGGCTCGGGGGAGAAGATTCACTTCTTCGCCTCGCGATTGAAGTACTCCCGCTGGACCCACGTGGTCACGGTTCCGGACGAGCGGGTCGAGTCGCTGATCCGGGCGTTGCTCCAAGGCTTCGCGTCCTTCGAGGGCGTACCGCTTCGAGTGGTTTTCGACAATCCCAAGACGGTGGTGATCGGCCAGATTAACGGTGCCCCCGAGTGGAACCCCACCTTCGCTCACGTGCCGGTGGACTACGGTTTCGGCATCGAGTTGTGCACGCCGCGACGGGCCAATCAGAAGGGATCGGTCGAGAACCTGGTCGGCTGGGTGAAGGGCAGTTTCTTCAAGGTCCGCCGCTTCCACGACCGCCAGGATCTCGAACAACAACTCGTCGCGTGGCTGGAGGAGGTGAACCTGCGCCGCCCCAACCGGGCCACGAACCAGGTTCCCATGGAACGAATGGATGCCGAACGAGCCCGGCTCTCACCGATGGCCATTCCGGCGGCCGAGTACCCATTGCGGATCGCGGTGACGGTGCGAACCACGGGCTTCGTGGAGTACGAGCGGATCCGGTACTCCATGCCCCCGGCGGCGCTGGGTATTCCGGCGACGTTGTTCCTGTATCCCGACAAGGTACGGATCGTGGCCCGCAACGGCTGTGAGGCGGAGCATCCCCGGCGCCCGGTGGTGGGCAACACGTCGTATTGCAGCGAGCACCGGGTTGCCCGGCTGGCCGCGATCCACGGTGAGCGGGCCAGACTCTACCAGAAACGGCAGGAAATCCTGGAATTGGGCCCGCCGGCGGAGAAGCTGCTGACCGAGTGGGTCCACCATCCCCGGATGAACTGGAAGGATCAGGTTGAGCAGCTTCATGACCTCCTGTTGAGCCATGGTCCCCAGCAGACGCTCCAGGCCATTGAGGACGTGCTGCTCAATGGGCATTACCACGTCAAGGCGATCGCCTGGGTTCTGAATCAGCCGCTCATTCCAGCTCTCACCTGGGAGGGCCGGTCATGACCACGACGTTACCTTCATCATGGACCCCCGAGGCGATCGACCTGGACGGGTTGCTCCGGCGTCTGCACCTGCCGACCATTCGCCGGCTGTATCCCGAGTTGGAGAATCGGGCCGAGGCGGAGGAGATGAGCTACCGCGACTATCTGGCCCTGCTGGTCAGTGAGGAAGTCGCCCACCGGACGGAGACCCGCATTCAGCGGGCCACCCGGAAGGCGAAGTTCCCGTTCCTGAAAACGATCGAGGAGTTCGACTTCAAGCTTCAGACGGCCGTACGGCTGTCGCTGCTGGGCAGCTATCTCGGCCCGGAACTGGTCAGCGAAGGCCGCTGCCTGATTCTCGGGGGCAGCGTGGGAACCGGGAAAACGCATCTGTCCATTAGCGTCGCCTACCGTGCCATCCAGAACGGCTACGACGCCTGCTTCATCACCGCCGCGGAGCTGATCGACGAACTCTCCGCCGCGGCCGGCAAGGGCCGACTGCGCGAGGCGCTGACGCCGTACCTGCAGACCCATGTTCTGGTCATCGACGAGGTGGGCTATCTGACCTATTGTCCGGACGCGGCCAACGTGCTGTTCCAGGTGGTCAACCATCGTTACCTGCACAAGCGGCCGATGCTGTTCACCACCAACAAGCCGTTGAACCAATGGGGGCGGGTGCTGCACGATACCGACCTGGCGGAAGCGATCACCGATCGGGTCCTGGAGCGCGGGCGGTTCATCCAGCTTCGCGGTCCGTCGTACCGTACGCGGCATCTGAAGGGTGCTGAAAAGGAAGGAGAACCGGTGAATGCATGAGGCCGGACGTCTTGTGCGATTCCGTTGACGGAGGATAGGATCGATGGTGACCTGGGCGGAGGACAGAGCAACGGTGGGAACCGACTTGAGCGCCGACCCAGGGGCCAAGACCGAAGGGCGGGCGGACGGCCGCCGGGCACGCTCCGCCCGTTCTTCCCCTCGCCTTCGGGATTGGCACCAACGCGATAAATCCCTCGCGGCAACCGCCGCGAGTCCGCGGGCGACAAGGTGGTCAGAATTTCCGGAAAAACGTGGTCGTAATTACCGGAACGCGCACTTGTCAAGGGACGAAGCTAAATTCCGATGGCCGCCTCGATCATGTTGATAGAGGAATCTGCTCGCGAGAAAGTTTGTTTTACAGTCACCAGTTCATGAGAGGGGTTTCGCGGCTACGACCGTGAGTAGATCGTGCCTCCCCGGCCGAGTAATGCCAGCAATCTGTCAAGACCGTCGTGCAGCGTGGACAGCGTGACTGTGATCACCAGGAGAGCCGGGAAAACGGTCTTCGTTTGGTGGCGGCAGGTGAAGCGGTGGCGCGCTGTCCACGTTTGTCTACGATTTGTCCGCACCTTGTCTACTCTTTAATGGCGACACCAGATATAGGTATAAAGCCTAAAGCCTTAATCGGCGGGTAGTTAAGTGATAAGCCACCAATGTCAGTAACACTGCTGGGGGTCAAGAGGTCGCAAGTTCAAATCTTGTCGCCCCGATTACACAACTGACGCTGAATACAGTAGTTACGTACCGTCATCCTCTCGTCACCGACTCCAAAACACGTGGCACTACACTTTTGGAGGTGGTGCCATGCCACGAAGTCGCCCTGCATCGAGCCCTTTGTCCTTTGACAAACCGACCGGCCAGTACTACGTGACCCGGAGCGGCAAGCGGATTCACCTGGGGTTCAGATCCCGAAGAAGCCCTGGAGCGTTACCATCGGAAGGCCCTGGGATGGATCGGGCTGCCCGGATCGATAATCAGCCGTCCACCTGGGTTTACCATCATCAGGCCGAGGCGAACCAGGGGCGGCTCGAGAACGTCCGTGATGGTCGACAACTCCGCTCCCAGGGCAAGTGCCAGGGACCGGGCGGACAGGGGCTGGCGAGAGCACGTGGTGGGATCGGTTAGTGGAGTAGATGTGAAGATGGGGCTGATGACCTGGTCAACGCCACTATCGCGGTGTGCATCCAGTCCTTCCACGTGAGGCCTGGCCGCGATGGCCAAGCAATGAGAACCAGTCCTCCAGTTCGCGGCCGTTCACCGGCTGCATGCTCCGGACAACTCCGGGCTGACTTGCGACACGACACTCATGTCTTAGTCAGCGCGTCCTCCGCACCGTTACCACAGTGATGTCGTCGGACTGGGGATGGTCCCCGGCATGCCGACGAACGGCCTCGAGAACGATCGATGCCGTTTCACCGGCAGTTTGGCCGGACGCATGGCCCAGACACCTGAGAAGTTGCGCCTCCTCGAACATCGTCCCCGCTGCATCAAAGGCTTCGGTCACGCCGTCGGTATAGAGCACCAGTGTGTCTCCCGGCTGAAGCTCCATCGTTTCGCCTCCAATCGCCGTTCCCGCCATGATGCCGGACACCATCGCGGTAGAACCCAGCGTTACGCACGGTGCAGCACCCGGTCGAACAAGCACAGGGGACGGATGGCCCGCGTTGGCGCACGCAACGATCCCCGTTGCAGGATCGACGATCATGCACAGTAGAGTCACGAACATGCCCCGGGGATTCTGCATGGCCAGAGCATCGTTCACCTGAAGCAGGATCTCCTCGGGCTGGTGGTGCTGCCGCGCCATCGTCCGGAGCAACGTCGTCGTAACCGCCATGAACAAGGCCGCCGGAATACCTTTGCCGGACACGTCGCCGACGGCGACGAGCACGCGGCCGTCGTCGAGGCGCAAGACCTCGTAGAGATCGCCGCCGACCTCGCGGGCCGGTTCCAGGATGGCACAGACTTCGAGGTTCGTATCCGCCACGCAAGCCGCGATGTTTGAGGGCAGAATGCCGAGCTGGATATCGCGGGCAATTGCCAGTTCCGCAGCGATCTTCTCCTTCACGGCGTCGGAGTAGGCTTTTGCCTTGAGGAGCGAGCGCACGCGGGCTTTCACCTCCAGGATCTCGAAGGGCTTCGTCAGGTAGTCGTTGCCGCCGACCTCGAACCCGAGGGTCTTGTTCCTCACCTCTTCGAGGGAACTGAGAAACATCACGGGAATATCTTGGGTGGCGGACGTCGCGCGAAGCCGGCGGCACACTTCGTA is a genomic window containing:
- the istB gene encoding IS21-like element helper ATPase IstB, with the protein product MTTTLPSSWTPEAIDLDGLLRRLHLPTIRRLYPELENRAEAEEMSYRDYLALLVSEEVAHRTETRIQRATRKAKFPFLKTIEEFDFKLQTAVRLSLLGSYLGPELVSEGRCLILGGSVGTGKTHLSISVAYRAIQNGYDACFITAAELIDELSAAAGKGRLREALTPYLQTHVLVIDEVGYLTYCPDAANVLFQVVNHRYLHKRPMLFTTNKPLNQWGRVLHDTDLAEAITDRVLERGRFIQLRGPSYRTRHLKGAEKEGEPVNA
- the istA gene encoding IS21 family transposase, with translation MLHPAKDLDRLSRTSWRGDAHGTPRLRALREAGRTLDEIAEAVGVGKSTVQRVLKEAPITSAESAPTPKSRRIGRPSRVEGLRGEVERILEAEPALPTVEVLSRLRSLGYTGGKSAVYELVKAMRPPAQQGPEVRFEGMPGEFSQHDFGCVNVSYADGSGEKIHFFASRLKYSRWTHVVTVPDERVESLIRALLQGFASFEGVPLRVVFDNPKTVVIGQINGAPEWNPTFAHVPVDYGFGIELCTPRRANQKGSVENLVGWVKGSFFKVRRFHDRQDLEQQLVAWLEEVNLRRPNRATNQVPMERMDAERARLSPMAIPAAEYPLRIAVTVRTTGFVEYERIRYSMPPAALGIPATLFLYPDKVRIVARNGCEAEHPRRPVVGNTSYCSEHRVARLAAIHGERARLYQKRQEILELGPPAEKLLTEWVHHPRMNWKDQVEQLHDLLLSHGPQQTLQAIEDVLLNGHYHVKAIAWVLNQPLIPALTWEGRS
- a CDS encoding fused response regulator/phosphatase gives rise to the protein MKDLSQCRVLIVDDVKANVDVLVQALRNDHKLSVALDGEAALRSVEKNPPDLVLLDIVMPGLDGYEVCRRLRATSATQDIPVMFLSSLEEVRNKTLGFEVGGNDYLTKPFEILEVKARVRSLLKAKAYSDAVKEKIAAELAIARDIQLGILPSNIAACVADTNLEVCAILEPAREVGGDLYEVLRLDDGRVLVAVGDVSGKGIPAALFMAVTTTLLRTMARQHHQPEEILLQVNDALAMQNPRGMFVTLLCMIVDPATGIVACANAGHPSPVLVRPGAAPCVTLGSTAMVSGIMAGTAIGGETMELQPGDTLVLYTDGVTEAFDAAGTMFEEAQLLRCLGHASGQTAGETASIVLEAVRRHAGDHPQSDDITVVTVRRTR